A window of the Dyadobacter pollutisoli genome harbors these coding sequences:
- a CDS encoding efflux RND transporter periplasmic adaptor subunit — MRNLIWAALSALSIITFGCTSKGERISETKDNLLAIPVLKLNPTNTDMHREYVANIQAVRNVEIYARVRGYLEKVYVDEGKEVKKGQVLFSVNNEEYEAQLAKAKANLQNAIADAKGAELELKRVKLLVEKNVISKTEVEVAEAKVAAADAKIEEARSEKAKAAIQLGRTVIKAPFDGLIDRIPHRMGSLISDGTLLTTISDTKSVYAYFNVSENEYLEYINTRGKDHDEKAIVELQLADGSFFKQKGIIETMEGAFDESTGSIAFRAKFANPQKLLKHGSTGTIRLTNTIENVILIPQKAAFEIQDKNFVYILGKNNKIKTRSFIPQSRIAGYYVVSSGLEPGETIICEGLQGLKDGATIQPKPVDLGHLKLPDANSKLTVR; from the coding sequence ATGAGAAATCTAATTTGGGCGGCTCTCTCCGCCCTGTCTATCATCACGTTTGGCTGTACTTCAAAGGGCGAACGAATCAGCGAGACCAAAGACAATTTGCTCGCCATTCCCGTTTTGAAACTTAATCCCACCAACACAGATATGCACCGGGAGTATGTAGCGAATATCCAGGCCGTGCGAAACGTAGAGATATATGCGCGTGTGAGAGGTTATCTTGAAAAAGTATACGTGGATGAGGGCAAAGAAGTAAAAAAAGGCCAGGTCCTCTTCAGTGTCAACAATGAAGAATATGAAGCCCAGCTGGCAAAAGCAAAAGCCAATCTGCAAAACGCGATTGCCGACGCAAAGGGCGCTGAACTCGAATTAAAAAGGGTTAAGTTACTGGTAGAGAAAAATGTAATTTCTAAAACTGAAGTCGAAGTGGCAGAAGCGAAGGTAGCCGCTGCGGACGCCAAAATTGAAGAAGCCCGTTCCGAAAAAGCCAAGGCAGCTATACAGCTCGGCCGAACCGTGATCAAAGCACCTTTTGACGGATTAATAGACCGGATTCCACACAGGATGGGCAGCCTGATCAGCGACGGAACGTTGCTCACTACCATTTCGGATACCAAATCGGTATATGCCTATTTTAATGTATCTGAAAATGAATATCTCGAATACATAAACACAAGAGGAAAAGATCACGATGAAAAAGCTATTGTAGAGCTGCAACTTGCAGACGGCTCCTTTTTCAAACAAAAGGGGATCATTGAAACGATGGAGGGCGCTTTCGATGAAAGCACAGGCTCGATTGCGTTCAGAGCGAAATTTGCGAATCCGCAAAAACTACTCAAACATGGTTCAACCGGCACGATACGTCTAACCAACACCATCGAGAATGTAATTTTGATACCTCAGAAAGCTGCGTTTGAAATTCAGGATAAAAATTTTGTGTACATCCTTGGCAAGAACAACAAAATCAAAACGCGCAGCTTCATACCGCAATCCCGAATAGCGGGTTACTACGTCGTAAGTTCAGGTTTGGAGCCGGGGGAAACGATTATTTGCGAGGGGCTGCAAGGTTTGAAGGACGGTGCGACTATTCAACCAAAACCAGTGGACCTCGGTCACCTCAAACTACCCGACGCAAACTCAAAATTGACCGTGCGATAG
- a CDS encoding outer membrane beta-barrel family protein — protein MKSFSFITLFFFFQYVQVMAQNEGTEDLVISGKLEGANREPVLFANVGLYSAKDSSLVGGAVSDETGKFEIAAKPGNYFLKISYLGLNEKIVPSVVVDNQDVDMGTLSLKPDARELEELVVRGEKSQMELQLDKRVFNVGKDLSNIGSNASDILNNMPSVTVDVDGNVALRGSGNVRILIDGKQSGMVGMNPAEALRQIPGDLIESIEIITNPSSRYDAEGEVGILNIVMKKNIRYGLNGSFTGTAGYPANFGGSFNINYRKKKVNLMASYGNIYRNRPGSGTSRQVYNSADTSFVYEQDNNRNRSGYSNSFMVGMDYFLNSRNTLTGTLSYRNSRNTNKTMLAYRDFDFNNILTRTVVRTETEQEPRNNLEAALNYNKTFERKGQSLAFSAKYILSDETEAAKFNESVKGEAANVVQRSYNTEDEKNILFQLDYIHPFRGDAKLETGLKSSIRLLDNDFSVHQQDQNGDWIILPRFDNRLAYDEKIHAAYLMASNQFGKLFVQAGLRGEYSDILTKLKKTNLTNHRKYFNLFPSLHLSYKLQEAQTLQLSYSYRLSRPGFRDLLPFSNFSDSRVFRAGNPLLNPEYTHSFEAGHLLNMEKGTLLSSIYYRHRLGVVENITSVDSTGFTRITPINLSTGDSYGFEFNLTYDPFAWWKWTANANIFRAVNKGVYQDKVLSSDTYSWTGRVSSKVTLFQDVDFQSSINYRAPRKTTQGRDLAQYSIDLGLSRDILKGRGTVTASVRDLLNTRKQRRIVESAGYYSKSEFQWRARQFLVTFSYRLNRSKEREPRIDEDSGDED, from the coding sequence ATGAAAAGCTTTTCTTTCATTACGCTCTTTTTCTTCTTTCAATACGTTCAAGTTATGGCCCAGAACGAAGGAACAGAAGATTTGGTGATCAGCGGTAAGCTTGAAGGGGCTAATCGAGAACCGGTCCTTTTTGCCAATGTAGGCCTTTATTCCGCTAAGGATTCGTCACTCGTGGGCGGTGCGGTCTCCGATGAAACCGGCAAATTTGAGATAGCGGCCAAACCTGGAAATTATTTCCTCAAAATATCCTATTTAGGCCTCAATGAGAAAATTGTCCCCAGTGTAGTCGTTGATAATCAAGACGTAGATATGGGTACGCTGTCACTTAAACCAGATGCCCGAGAATTAGAGGAACTTGTTGTGAGGGGAGAAAAAAGTCAGATGGAATTGCAGCTCGACAAACGGGTTTTTAATGTCGGAAAGGATTTGAGCAATATCGGTAGTAATGCCTCGGACATTTTGAACAACATGCCATCGGTAACCGTCGACGTGGACGGCAATGTGGCGTTGCGCGGAAGCGGGAACGTCCGGATTTTAATTGATGGTAAACAATCAGGGATGGTCGGGATGAACCCGGCCGAGGCGCTGAGGCAAATTCCGGGCGACCTGATCGAAAGTATCGAGATCATTACCAACCCATCTTCCCGATATGATGCGGAAGGGGAGGTGGGGATACTGAACATTGTGATGAAGAAGAATATAAGGTATGGCTTAAACGGATCCTTTACAGGCACGGCAGGTTATCCTGCAAACTTCGGTGGGTCTTTTAATATTAATTACCGGAAAAAGAAAGTAAACCTCATGGCTAGTTACGGCAACATTTACCGCAACAGGCCGGGAAGCGGTACTTCCAGACAAGTTTACAACAGCGCTGACACCAGCTTTGTATATGAGCAGGATAACAACAGGAACAGAAGCGGCTACTCCAATAGCTTTATGGTCGGGATGGATTATTTTCTAAACAGTCGCAACACATTAACCGGAACACTGTCATATCGAAACTCCCGGAATACGAATAAAACTATGCTGGCATACAGAGACTTTGACTTTAATAACATTCTGACGAGAACGGTGGTCCGTACCGAAACGGAGCAGGAGCCCCGCAACAATCTGGAAGCGGCATTGAACTATAATAAGACCTTTGAGCGAAAAGGGCAGAGCCTTGCATTTTCGGCTAAGTATATTTTAAGCGACGAAACAGAGGCAGCAAAATTCAATGAAAGTGTAAAAGGCGAGGCGGCCAATGTTGTGCAACGGTCATATAATACAGAAGACGAAAAGAATATCCTTTTCCAGCTCGACTATATACATCCTTTCCGGGGAGATGCAAAGCTTGAAACCGGGCTTAAAAGTTCCATCCGCTTGCTTGACAATGACTTCTCGGTGCATCAGCAAGACCAGAATGGCGATTGGATCATTCTGCCGCGATTCGACAACCGACTGGCTTATGACGAAAAAATCCATGCGGCGTATCTAATGGCAAGCAATCAATTCGGAAAGCTTTTTGTGCAGGCGGGATTAAGGGGAGAATACTCTGATATTTTGACCAAACTCAAGAAGACGAACCTGACTAACCACCGAAAGTACTTTAATCTTTTTCCAAGCCTGCATCTGTCCTATAAGCTGCAGGAGGCCCAGACATTGCAGCTGAGTTACAGTTACAGGCTGAGCCGTCCGGGCTTTCGGGACCTTCTTCCTTTCTCTAATTTTAGCGATTCCCGCGTTTTCAGGGCCGGTAACCCTTTGTTGAACCCGGAGTATACCCATTCGTTTGAGGCCGGACATTTGCTGAATATGGAAAAAGGGACTCTGTTGTCCAGCATTTATTATCGTCATCGACTTGGGGTCGTCGAAAATATTACCTCCGTTGATTCGACCGGATTTACCAGGATAACGCCGATTAACTTATCCACCGGGGATTCGTACGGTTTTGAATTTAATCTTACTTATGATCCGTTCGCATGGTGGAAATGGACGGCGAATGCAAACATTTTCCGGGCCGTTAATAAAGGCGTTTATCAGGACAAGGTGCTGAGCAGCGATACCTATTCCTGGACGGGCAGGGTCTCTTCCAAAGTCACGCTTTTTCAAGATGTGGACTTTCAATCATCGATTAATTACAGGGCCCCAAGAAAAACAACGCAGGGGCGGGATCTTGCCCAGTATTCAATCGATCTCGGACTTTCGAGAGATATCCTGAAAGGCAGGGGGACCGTCACTGCTAGCGTCAGGGATTTGCTCAACACGAGGAAGCAACGCCGGATTGTGGAAAGTGCCGGATACTATTCAAAATCGGAATTCCAATGGAGGGCCCGCCAATTCCTGGTTACCTTTTCTTACCGCCTCAACAGGTCCAAAGAAAGGGAGCCGCGCATTGACGAAGATTCCGGGGACGAAGATTAA
- a CDS encoding PRC-barrel domain-containing protein, with protein MKRSLKSFTGFSLGATDGEIGKVEELYFDDDTWTVRYLVVKTGGWLSGRKVLIATQAILAPIWEDEIFQTNLSLDQIRESPDIDTDKPVSRQEESKLYSHFPWHIYWGPGTGSMGGLMPLSESVKAALAEERKNKGLLPDEHLRSTEKVKGYHIHATDGELGHVVDYIVDTENWEIGFLVVETGSWFSHNKILVSPTWISEINWSTARVIVNVTVDTVKSGPPYDPNNPVNEVYETNLRDYYGRLVR; from the coding sequence ATGAAACGCAGTCTCAAAAGTTTTACAGGTTTTTCCCTCGGCGCGACCGATGGTGAAATAGGAAAAGTTGAGGAGCTATATTTTGACGATGACACCTGGACTGTTCGTTACCTGGTCGTAAAAACCGGTGGCTGGCTTTCAGGAAGAAAAGTGCTGATCGCAACTCAGGCCATATTGGCACCAATTTGGGAGGATGAAATATTTCAGACCAACCTATCACTTGATCAGATCAGGGAAAGTCCGGATATTGATACCGACAAACCGGTTTCCCGTCAGGAAGAATCGAAATTGTACAGCCATTTTCCCTGGCATATCTATTGGGGGCCCGGCACAGGTTCTATGGGAGGTCTTATGCCATTATCAGAATCTGTAAAAGCCGCTCTGGCAGAGGAAAGAAAGAACAAAGGACTGCTCCCGGATGAGCATTTGCGTAGTACGGAAAAAGTGAAAGGGTATCATATCCATGCTACTGACGGAGAGCTTGGCCATGTTGTTGATTACATTGTTGACACTGAAAACTGGGAGATTGGTTTTTTGGTAGTCGAAACAGGTAGCTGGTTTTCACATAACAAAATACTGGTGTCCCCGACATGGATTTCGGAAATCAACTGGTCCACGGCCCGGGTGATTGTGAATGTAACGGTCGATACCGTCAAGAGCGGTCCGCCCTATGATCCAAACAACCCTGTGAATGAAGTGTACGAGACTAATCTTCGGGATTATTATGGAAGACTGGTTCGCTGA